One genomic segment of Nonomuraea coxensis DSM 45129 includes these proteins:
- a CDS encoding oxygenase MpaB family protein, producing MDGLSRRNILKAGGALGAVGALSIASPAHAWTWSPTGSVAGTGAGLDPRWVWDEEADPIVASLLERGDVTQVNTLLRTWTKNGQPLPAGLPGDLRDFMERARQLPSWADQGKLDLAVEFNKKRGLYLGVLYGLASGMMSTVIPKEARAVYYSQGGADMKDRISKTAKLGYDIGSTNAYRPDGEMIVTAVKTRLVHAAVRHLLPQSPYWSQVADEEIPISQRDMMVTWHSLPTTVMQKLVAWKVPIPSSESAAFLHSWQVGAHMLGIKDEYIPASWAEANSQATQVLTPILAPTPEGIKLADILLNLGSSVDAGILSKPILGAFTRFMLGDQIANWLKIGREPIWDPLLKVAWGPFIAVREGLLPFPLAPEAYWLFDEFLRKAALLFLSEARPISIEIPDSNRPS from the coding sequence ATGGACGGACTCAGCCGGCGCAACATTCTGAAAGCGGGTGGCGCGCTCGGCGCGGTGGGCGCGCTCAGCATCGCGAGCCCGGCACACGCGTGGACCTGGTCGCCCACGGGATCGGTGGCCGGCACCGGAGCGGGCCTCGACCCGCGCTGGGTCTGGGACGAGGAGGCCGACCCCATCGTGGCCTCGCTGCTCGAACGCGGCGACGTCACCCAGGTCAACACGCTGCTGCGGACCTGGACCAAGAACGGCCAGCCGCTCCCGGCCGGCCTGCCCGGGGACCTGCGCGACTTCATGGAGCGCGCCCGGCAGCTGCCCTCGTGGGCCGACCAGGGCAAACTCGACCTCGCCGTCGAGTTCAACAAGAAACGCGGGCTCTACCTGGGCGTCCTGTACGGCCTGGCCAGCGGCATGATGAGCACGGTCATCCCCAAGGAGGCGCGCGCGGTCTACTACTCGCAGGGCGGCGCCGACATGAAGGACCGCATCTCGAAGACCGCCAAGCTCGGCTACGACATCGGCTCGACCAACGCCTACCGCCCCGACGGCGAGATGATCGTCACCGCGGTCAAGACCCGGCTGGTGCACGCGGCGGTGCGGCACCTGCTGCCGCAGTCGCCGTACTGGTCGCAGGTCGCCGACGAGGAGATCCCGATCAGCCAGCGCGACATGATGGTCACCTGGCACAGCCTGCCCACGACCGTCATGCAGAAGCTGGTCGCCTGGAAGGTGCCCATCCCCTCCTCGGAGTCCGCGGCGTTCCTGCACTCCTGGCAGGTGGGCGCGCACATGCTCGGCATCAAGGACGAGTACATCCCCGCGTCCTGGGCCGAGGCCAACAGCCAGGCCACCCAGGTGCTCACCCCGATCCTGGCGCCGACGCCCGAGGGCATCAAGCTGGCAGACATCCTGCTCAACCTCGGCTCGTCCGTCGACGCCGGCATCCTCAGCAAGCCCATTCTCGGCGCGTTCACCCGCTTCATGCTGGGCGACCAGATCGCGAACTGGCTGAAGATCGGCCGGGAGCCCATCTGGGACCCGTTGCTCAAGGTCGCCTGGGGGCCCTTCATCGCCGTCCGCGAGGGACTGCTGCCGTTCCCGCTCGCGCCCGAGGCGTACTGGCTCTTCGACGAGTTCCTCCGCAAGGCGGCCCTGCTCTTCCTGTCCGAGGCGCGGCCGATCAGCATCGAGATCCCGGACAGCAACCGCCCCTCCTGA
- a CDS encoding oxygenase MpaB family protein: MADLSRRKMLITGGALGAVGALSIASPAQAWTWSPTGSVAGAGAGLDPRWVWDEEADPLVASLLDRGAVPEVNRLLWDWNRNDQPLPAGLPGDLVAFIEKARQLPPWADRAKLETAATFNKSRGLYLNLLNGVGGGMLSTAIPKEARAVYYSKGGADMEDRVAKTSLLGFAVGALNAYRPDGTCIVQSVKTRLVHAAVRHLLQQSPHWGGDIPISQEDMLVTWHTLPTYAMRKMLEWQVPIKPAESAAYLHVWQVTAHMLGIRDEYIPASWDAANAQSDQILPRNMGPTPEGVELTDILLGQLAEQTSPGSISRPLCNALARYLVGDQVADWDGIRREPVWDPLISSAWPKLVKFREGLIPLPLVPSIAWVIDEAVRQYILFFLTKGQETKIEIPTTNRPGT, encoded by the coding sequence ATGGCGGATCTGAGCAGGCGCAAGATGCTGATCACGGGCGGCGCCCTCGGGGCGGTGGGCGCCCTGAGCATCGCGAGCCCGGCGCAGGCGTGGACCTGGTCGCCCACGGGCTCGGTCGCGGGCGCCGGCGCCGGCCTCGACCCGCGCTGGGTCTGGGACGAGGAGGCCGACCCGCTCGTGGCCTCGCTGCTCGACCGGGGCGCCGTCCCCGAGGTCAACCGGCTGCTGTGGGACTGGAACCGCAACGACCAGCCCCTGCCCGCCGGCCTGCCGGGCGACCTCGTGGCCTTCATCGAGAAGGCCAGGCAGTTACCGCCGTGGGCGGACCGCGCCAAGCTGGAGACCGCGGCGACCTTCAACAAGTCGCGCGGCCTCTACCTCAACCTGCTGAACGGCGTCGGCGGCGGCATGCTGAGCACCGCCATCCCCAAGGAGGCCCGCGCGGTCTACTACTCCAAGGGCGGGGCCGACATGGAGGACCGCGTCGCCAAGACGAGCCTCCTGGGCTTCGCCGTCGGCGCGCTCAACGCCTACCGCCCCGACGGCACGTGCATCGTCCAGTCCGTCAAGACCCGGCTGGTGCACGCGGCGGTGCGGCACCTGCTCCAGCAGTCTCCCCACTGGGGCGGCGACATCCCGATCAGCCAGGAGGACATGCTCGTCACCTGGCACACCCTGCCGACCTACGCCATGCGCAAGATGCTCGAATGGCAGGTGCCGATCAAGCCCGCCGAGTCCGCGGCGTACCTGCACGTGTGGCAGGTCACCGCGCACATGCTCGGCATCAGGGACGAGTACATCCCGGCGAGCTGGGACGCCGCCAACGCCCAGTCCGACCAGATCCTGCCCCGCAACATGGGCCCGACGCCCGAGGGCGTGGAGCTGACCGACATCCTGCTGGGCCAGCTCGCCGAGCAGACCAGCCCCGGCAGCATCAGCCGGCCGCTCTGCAACGCGCTCGCCCGCTACCTCGTCGGCGACCAGGTGGCCGACTGGGACGGCATCCGGCGTGAGCCGGTGTGGGACCCGCTGATCAGCTCCGCCTGGCCGAAGCTGGTCAAGTTCCGCGAAGGGCTCATCCCGCTGCCGCTGGTGCCCTCGATCGCCTGGGTCATCGACGAGGCCGTACGGCAGTACATCCTGTTCTTCCTCACCAAGGGCCAGGAGACCAAGATCGAGATCCCGACGACCAACCGCCCCGGCACATGA
- a CDS encoding molybdopterin cofactor-binding domain-containing protein, whose product MTGPADETIGRRRFLGYVVAAPTLVAAAELTPPSPAAAATGEATASAGIPSPELTELIDLNDVMTAAALPTSNLISVEVGTDGIVSFALPRAEVGQGITTSSAMLIAEELAVPLDRVRVTLADARPELVFNQLTGGSNTTVSTYTPIRVAASVARLRLLEAAAAELGAPADRLRLEGGAVVAPSGRRLDIGALATKAASAGTRQVSVELAPRAGFTVIGRPHNRVDALAAVTGRKKFTMDLDVPDAKPTMVCRPPTINGKVGSVSNLAQVRAMPGVTDAVVIATGVAVRAETFGQCIDAVRALQVTWRPGTAAGKSDESVLRELAAAELPLGLRPPTPVVEGTFTFHFRGNSALEPNCAIADVRDGRAEIWSALKSPIVAQQAIAAKLGLPAGKVTVHVTEGGGSFGRKLFFDAALEAAEVSQKIGKPVKLMWHRADDARQGRVHPMATSRVRAAYLGQTVLSYKQRHTSVSTDLGHGLGEIFTAMAARLPVGDIGFSQTFFHLSQAMSYDFGAASHLLAETDKDFNTGSMRNVYSPDVTCARELIVDQLAARMGKDPYRFRHSFLRDDRSRAVLARAAEAGGWGRAMAPGTAQGIAFHAEYKSVSACLVEIDCRPETVNRTVRDAVTGPRVTKVVFAVDVGLAVNPRGLEAQMMGGVSDGIALALTSSLHLRDGYFLEASWDNYFYTRQWNTPLDLQVIVMPSTSEQPGGAGELAVAGSMAAVACAYGRATGTMPTTFPINHGTLSFTPKPTVPPVPPSPTDGLDHAR is encoded by the coding sequence ATGACCGGACCTGCCGACGAGACCATCGGGCGCCGCCGCTTCCTCGGCTACGTGGTGGCGGCGCCGACCCTGGTGGCCGCCGCCGAGCTCACCCCTCCCTCCCCGGCGGCCGCGGCCACCGGGGAGGCCACGGCGTCCGCGGGGATCCCCTCCCCGGAGCTCACCGAGCTCATCGACCTCAACGACGTCATGACCGCGGCCGCCCTGCCGACCTCGAACCTCATCTCGGTCGAGGTCGGCACGGACGGCATCGTCTCCTTCGCGCTGCCGCGGGCCGAGGTCGGGCAGGGCATCACCACCTCCTCGGCCATGCTGATCGCCGAGGAGCTGGCCGTGCCCCTGGACCGGGTCCGGGTCACGCTCGCCGACGCCCGGCCCGAGCTGGTGTTCAACCAGCTCACCGGCGGCTCGAACACGACCGTCTCGACGTACACGCCGATCCGGGTCGCCGCCTCCGTCGCCCGGCTGCGGCTGCTGGAGGCGGCGGCGGCCGAGCTCGGCGCGCCCGCCGACCGGCTGCGGCTGGAGGGCGGCGCGGTCGTCGCCCCGTCGGGCCGCCGGCTCGACATCGGCGCCCTCGCCACGAAGGCCGCGAGCGCCGGCACCCGGCAGGTGAGCGTCGAGCTCGCGCCGCGCGCCGGCTTCACCGTCATCGGCCGGCCCCACAACCGGGTGGACGCGCTGGCGGCGGTGACCGGCCGCAAGAAGTTCACCATGGACCTCGACGTGCCTGACGCCAAGCCGACCATGGTCTGCCGCCCGCCGACCATCAACGGCAAGGTCGGGTCCGTGAGCAACCTCGCGCAGGTCCGCGCCATGCCGGGCGTCACCGACGCCGTCGTCATCGCCACCGGCGTGGCCGTGCGCGCCGAGACGTTCGGCCAGTGCATCGACGCCGTACGCGCCCTCCAGGTCACCTGGAGGCCCGGGACCGCGGCCGGCAAGTCCGACGAGAGCGTGCTGCGCGAGCTGGCCGCCGCGGAGCTGCCCCTCGGGCTCCGGCCGCCGACGCCGGTCGTCGAGGGCACCTTCACCTTCCACTTCCGCGGCAACAGCGCGCTGGAGCCCAACTGCGCGATCGCCGACGTACGGGACGGCCGCGCCGAGATCTGGTCGGCGCTGAAGTCGCCGATCGTCGCCCAGCAGGCCATCGCCGCCAAGCTCGGCCTCCCGGCCGGCAAGGTCACCGTGCACGTCACCGAGGGCGGCGGCTCCTTCGGCCGCAAGCTCTTCTTCGACGCCGCGCTGGAGGCCGCCGAGGTGTCACAGAAGATCGGCAAGCCGGTCAAGCTCATGTGGCACCGCGCCGACGACGCCCGGCAGGGCCGCGTGCACCCGATGGCGACCTCCCGGGTCAGGGCCGCCTACCTCGGCCAGACGGTGCTCAGCTACAAGCAGCGGCACACCAGCGTCTCCACCGACCTCGGCCACGGGCTCGGCGAGATCTTCACCGCCATGGCCGCGCGGCTCCCGGTCGGCGACATCGGCTTCTCCCAGACGTTCTTCCACCTCAGCCAGGCCATGTCGTACGACTTCGGCGCCGCCAGCCACCTGCTCGCCGAGACCGACAAGGACTTCAACACCGGCAGCATGCGCAACGTCTACTCGCCCGACGTCACCTGCGCCCGCGAACTCATCGTCGACCAGCTCGCGGCGCGGATGGGCAAGGACCCGTACCGGTTCCGGCACTCCTTCCTGCGCGACGACCGCTCGCGGGCGGTGCTCGCGCGGGCGGCCGAGGCGGGCGGCTGGGGCCGGGCGATGGCGCCGGGCACCGCGCAGGGCATCGCCTTCCACGCCGAGTACAAGTCGGTCAGCGCCTGCCTGGTGGAGATCGACTGCCGGCCCGAGACCGTCAACAGGACCGTCCGCGACGCCGTGACCGGACCCCGCGTCACCAAGGTCGTCTTCGCCGTGGACGTCGGCCTCGCGGTCAACCCGCGCGGGCTGGAGGCGCAGATGATGGGCGGCGTCTCCGACGGCATCGCGCTGGCCCTCACCTCCAGCCTGCACCTGCGCGACGGGTACTTCCTGGAGGCGAGCTGGGACAACTACTTCTACACCCGGCAGTGGAACACCCCGCTCGACCTCCAGGTGATCGTCATGCCCAGCACGTCCGAGCAGCCCGGCGGCGCGGGGGAGCTGGCCGTGGCCGGGTCGATGGCCGCCGTCGCCTGCGCCTACGGCCGCGCGACCGGCACGATGCCCACCACGTTCCCGATCAACCACGGCACGCTCTCCTTCACCCCCAAGCCCACCGTCCCGCCGGTCCCGCCGTCCCCGACCGACGGTCTCGACCACGCCCGCTGA